Proteins from a genomic interval of Lysobacter stagni:
- a CDS encoding SbcC/MukB-like Walker B domain-containing protein, with the protein MYQLKRVHLVQFFLFQAETLELDLTTAVIAPNGAGKSALLDALQVVMLGGDRNQIRFNAQAGGSHRARSIRDYCLGVYRSGEEGQARKTATTYISLVFQDQASGETLTAGISLGASAAEPDHRMHGLYLLPGVALELDDHLELIDGRQLPLEWATFRERVARQCKDAGSRAELHTGSDRFVKDLLHRLRPGPTSFLDATAYRKAFQNALNLQRVNDIDLFVRTLVAEERPTEVARFRALLEGFRQIKEKIEQVARRIEQAEDVDHHYRRLSHQATRAASSRALAAEYRRDLHWEQVDAGEQALDAAQTTLRQKQRALAQARSDRETARLDAEEAARRLQGTQGYGEQASFEHLLRPHQDELARLKKELLVSAGFVRDQLQAAARLELADVEFRVVERAIAPWQSLYQHLAALAGDADIELDPEQLHAQLRLAIELAQPLIAAVSAHEREQHNALEQARQRATAARENLTRLHAGKAELRADVVRLMGYLADAGIPAQPVCDLVQVTDPSWQRAIEAYLRSHVEALLIAPEHEEAAVRLYRDLQGGRAVYGVKLALTSQARGGREAQFGSTHVASLLAGDNADALAYLRRQLGDLRCVDTDAEVVRTRQGLSKDGLVAKGGGVERQRLPAVGELKIGASSNRERARLLRDELESEERRARELEAHWRPLQACAAGLSRIGGADEIAGSAHALLLQHRATSARYRSTLESRAATGNADLVRLTEHAREMDQHRRELETRVETLLREEAIAEGKLGEVDKALTALRTLSDGIARAASEAFAHADVDANLVEQHREDLDAKHPELEERVRRCQSRAEDSDRQLERLNPEAWSRLQQYAKDNALALEMEPHEWRRASAMLQKDIAYLQGTELVQHRSAAEEAYTTAVETFRANVASALFDNFARLRHQIATLNRTLRRSPAFSNNERYEFRYEVAPEFRDLHRFIGKAAEVGESDTLFGSAGEVPAAFRDIIEDRGTKAAGTPSPLDDYRRFFTFEVVIKQEDTVIGTLSERMRSGSGGEHRAPLYVIAGAALAAAYGKGEGQTGGIGVIMLDEFGDKIDAQNARATTNYLRSLGLQLILAAPDTAQGTLSGVLDSYIELFRDGANIQLERVAVEERGRELLASDQFLVHPHLLEAEIARITTEQSPA; encoded by the coding sequence ATGTATCAGCTTAAGCGCGTCCATCTGGTGCAGTTCTTCCTGTTCCAGGCCGAGACACTGGAACTGGACCTGACCACCGCCGTCATCGCCCCCAACGGGGCCGGCAAGAGTGCACTGCTCGACGCACTGCAGGTGGTCATGCTGGGCGGCGACCGCAACCAGATCCGCTTCAATGCGCAGGCCGGCGGCAGTCATCGCGCGCGTTCCATCCGCGACTACTGCCTCGGCGTGTACCGCAGCGGTGAAGAAGGCCAGGCCCGCAAGACCGCGACCACCTACATCAGCCTGGTCTTCCAGGACCAGGCCAGCGGCGAAACGCTCACTGCGGGCATCTCACTGGGCGCATCGGCGGCCGAACCCGACCACCGCATGCACGGCCTGTACCTGCTGCCCGGCGTCGCACTGGAACTGGACGACCACCTCGAGCTCATCGATGGACGCCAGTTGCCGCTGGAATGGGCCACCTTCCGCGAACGCGTGGCGCGCCAGTGCAAGGATGCCGGCTCCCGCGCGGAACTGCACACCGGCAGCGACCGTTTCGTGAAGGACCTGCTGCACCGACTCCGCCCGGGCCCGACGTCGTTCCTCGACGCCACGGCGTATCGCAAGGCCTTCCAGAACGCGTTGAACCTGCAGCGCGTGAACGACATCGACCTGTTCGTGCGCACGCTGGTGGCCGAGGAACGCCCGACCGAAGTCGCGCGCTTCCGCGCTTTGCTGGAAGGCTTCCGCCAGATCAAGGAGAAGATCGAGCAGGTTGCGCGACGCATCGAGCAGGCCGAGGACGTGGACCACCACTACCGTCGGCTGTCGCACCAGGCCACGCGTGCAGCGTCGTCGCGCGCACTGGCCGCGGAGTATCGTCGCGACCTGCACTGGGAACAGGTCGACGCCGGCGAGCAGGCGCTTGACGCCGCACAGACCACGCTGCGCCAGAAGCAGCGCGCCCTTGCGCAAGCACGCAGCGACCGTGAAACCGCGCGCCTGGACGCGGAAGAAGCGGCCCGTCGACTGCAGGGCACGCAGGGCTACGGCGAGCAGGCGTCGTTCGAACACCTGCTGCGCCCGCACCAGGACGAACTGGCGCGGCTGAAGAAGGAACTGCTGGTCAGCGCGGGCTTCGTGCGCGACCAGCTGCAGGCCGCCGCGAGACTGGAGCTGGCCGACGTGGAGTTCCGCGTCGTCGAGCGCGCCATCGCGCCGTGGCAGTCGCTCTACCAGCATCTGGCCGCACTCGCCGGCGATGCGGACATCGAACTGGATCCCGAACAGCTGCATGCGCAGCTGCGCCTGGCCATCGAACTGGCGCAGCCGTTGATCGCCGCCGTCTCGGCACACGAGCGCGAACAGCACAACGCGCTGGAGCAGGCCCGGCAGCGTGCCACCGCCGCGCGCGAGAACCTCACCCGACTGCACGCAGGCAAGGCCGAGCTGCGTGCGGACGTGGTGCGCCTGATGGGTTACCTCGCCGACGCCGGCATTCCGGCGCAACCGGTGTGCGACCTGGTGCAGGTAACCGACCCATCGTGGCAACGCGCGATCGAAGCCTACCTGCGCAGCCACGTCGAAGCGTTGCTGATTGCACCCGAACACGAGGAAGCCGCGGTGCGCCTGTACCGCGACCTGCAGGGTGGACGCGCGGTCTATGGCGTGAAGCTGGCGTTGACCAGCCAGGCGCGTGGCGGCCGTGAGGCACAGTTCGGAAGCACCCACGTTGCTTCGCTGCTGGCCGGCGACAACGCCGATGCCCTCGCCTACCTGCGTCGCCAACTCGGCGACCTGCGCTGCGTGGACACCGATGCCGAGGTCGTTCGCACACGCCAGGGCCTGAGCAAGGACGGCCTGGTCGCCAAGGGCGGCGGCGTCGAACGCCAGCGCCTTCCCGCCGTGGGTGAGCTGAAGATCGGCGCGAGCAGCAACCGCGAACGCGCCCGCCTGCTGCGCGACGAACTGGAATCGGAAGAACGCCGCGCGCGCGAACTCGAAGCGCACTGGCGTCCGCTCCAGGCCTGCGCCGCGGGCTTGTCGCGCATCGGCGGCGCGGACGAGATCGCCGGCTCCGCACATGCCCTGTTGCTGCAGCACCGGGCCACATCGGCCCGATACCGGTCGACTCTGGAAAGCCGCGCGGCAACCGGGAATGCGGATCTCGTCCGCCTGACCGAGCACGCGCGCGAGATGGACCAGCACCGTCGCGAACTGGAAACCCGCGTGGAGACCCTCCTGCGCGAGGAGGCCATCGCCGAAGGAAAGCTCGGTGAAGTGGACAAGGCCCTGACCGCGCTGCGCACCCTCAGCGACGGCATTGCCCGCGCCGCGAGCGAGGCCTTCGCCCATGCAGACGTCGACGCGAACCTGGTCGAACAGCACCGCGAAGACCTCGATGCGAAGCATCCGGAACTGGAGGAGCGCGTGCGTCGCTGCCAGTCGCGCGCGGAGGACAGCGACCGCCAACTCGAACGCCTGAATCCCGAAGCCTGGAGCCGCCTGCAGCAGTACGCCAAGGACAATGCGCTCGCGCTGGAAATGGAACCGCACGAGTGGCGACGCGCCAGCGCGATGCTGCAGAAGGACATCGCCTACCTGCAGGGCACCGAGCTGGTGCAGCACCGCTCGGCCGCCGAAGAGGCCTACACGACGGCCGTGGAGACATTCCGCGCCAACGTCGCGTCCGCCCTGTTCGACAACTTCGCGCGCCTTCGTCACCAGATCGCCACGCTCAACCGAACGCTTCGGCGCAGCCCGGCGTTCTCGAACAACGAACGTTACGAGTTCCGTTACGAAGTCGCACCCGAGTTCCGCGACCTCCACCGCTTCATCGGCAAGGCCGCCGAAGTCGGCGAGAGCGATACCTTGTTCGGCAGTGCCGGCGAAGTCCCCGCGGCGTTCCGCGACATCATCGAAGACCGCGGCACCAAGGCCGCCGGCACGCCGTCGCCGCTGGACGACTACCGCCGCTTCTTCACCTTCGAGGTGGTGATCAAGCAGGAGGACACGGTGATCGGCACGCTGAGCGAGCGCATGCGCTCGGGCTCCGGCGGCGAACACCGCGCTCCGTTGTACGTCATCGCCGGCGCCGCGCTGGCCGCGGCCTACGGCAAGGGCGAAGGCCAGACGGGCGGCATCGGCGTGATCATGCTCGACGAGTTCGGCGACAAGATCGACGCGCAGAACGCGCGCGCGACGACCAACTACCTGCGCTCGCTCGGCCTGCAGTTGATCCTCGCGGCGCCGGACACCGCCCAGGGCACGCTGTCGGGCGTTCTCGACAGCTACATCGAACTGTTCCGCGACGGCGCCAACATCCAGCTCGAGCGCGTCGCCGTGGAGGAGCGCGGCCGGGAGTTGCTGGCCAGCGACCAGTTCCTCGTGCATCCGCACCTGCTCGAAGCGGAAATCGCGCGGATCACGACCGAACAGTCGCCTGCCTGA
- a CDS encoding phage baseplate assembly protein V — protein sequence MPHPSKAAPQRHYGKHRGVVVDNIDPLQLGRVLVQVPKVFNGDARWAMPCVPVAGHQSGVFLLPSVGAPVWVEFEGGDSEMPIWVGGYWVDAAELPPLAQSGHAVAPSLVFQTPGQNAVTISDLPGPEGGVVLRTQTGASIAVNEAGITISNGRGASIVLAGSMVTINDGALTVV from the coding sequence ATGCCGCATCCGAGCAAAGCCGCGCCGCAGCGCCATTACGGAAAGCACCGCGGCGTGGTGGTGGACAACATCGACCCGCTGCAACTGGGCCGCGTGCTGGTGCAGGTGCCCAAGGTCTTCAACGGCGATGCCCGCTGGGCGATGCCCTGCGTCCCCGTCGCGGGACACCAGAGCGGCGTGTTCCTGTTGCCGTCGGTCGGAGCGCCGGTGTGGGTGGAATTCGAAGGGGGCGACAGCGAAATGCCGATCTGGGTCGGCGGGTATTGGGTGGACGCCGCGGAGCTGCCGCCGCTGGCGCAGTCCGGGCACGCGGTCGCGCCCAGTCTGGTGTTTCAGACGCCAGGGCAGAACGCGGTGACCATCTCCGATCTGCCCGGGCCCGAAGGCGGAGTGGTGCTGCGCACACAGACCGGCGCTTCCATCGCGGTCAACGAGGCGGGTATCACCATCAGCAACGGACGCGGTGCCAGCATCGTGCTCGCAGGTTCCATGGTGACCATCAACGACGGCGCGTTGACGGTGGTATAG
- a CDS encoding ArsR/SmtB family transcription factor, with the protein MPDRLDAVFRALADPTRRAMLRSLSRQPRSVGELAEPFDISLAAASKHIKALERAGLVQREVQGRTHVCRLDARPMHAGMEWMRHYEQFWNQKLDVLESLLRAEDRATPARKTPPPRPPGNRKR; encoded by the coding sequence ATGCCCGATCGCCTCGACGCCGTCTTCCGCGCCCTGGCCGACCCCACCCGCCGCGCGATGCTGCGAAGCCTTTCGCGCCAGCCGCGCAGCGTGGGCGAGTTGGCCGAGCCCTTCGACATTTCGCTGGCCGCTGCGTCCAAGCACATCAAGGCGCTCGAACGCGCCGGGCTTGTGCAGCGCGAGGTGCAGGGCCGCACGCACGTGTGCCGCCTGGATGCGCGCCCGATGCATGCCGGCATGGAATGGATGCGCCACTACGAGCAGTTCTGGAACCAGAAGCTCGATGTCCTGGAGTCGCTGCTGCGCGCCGAGGATCGCGCAACACCCGCACGCAAGACGCCACCCCCACGCCCGCCCGGGAACAGGAAGCGATGA
- a CDS encoding SRPBCC family protein translates to MNDFGTVLAADTVRIERTLPGPIERVWAYLTESEKRGSWLASGEMDLHVGGRVDLQFHNNALTENDAPPPPKYEKYGGHVSCPGRILACTPPRLLEFTWGEGPDDSSQVRFELSPQGDDVRLVVTHSRLASRDGMVSVASGWHAHLGILADRLAGRTPPGFWATHTRLESQYEQRIP, encoded by the coding sequence ATGAACGACTTCGGCACTGTCCTCGCAGCAGACACCGTGCGCATCGAGCGCACGCTTCCCGGCCCCATCGAGCGCGTCTGGGCTTACCTGACCGAGTCGGAGAAGCGCGGCAGCTGGCTCGCCTCCGGCGAGATGGACCTGCACGTGGGCGGACGCGTCGACCTGCAGTTCCACAACAATGCATTGACCGAGAACGACGCCCCGCCACCGCCCAAGTACGAGAAGTACGGCGGCCATGTCAGTTGCCCGGGGCGCATCCTCGCCTGCACTCCACCGCGGCTGCTGGAGTTCACCTGGGGCGAAGGCCCGGACGACAGCTCGCAGGTGCGGTTCGAACTCAGCCCGCAGGGCGATGACGTGCGACTGGTCGTTACCCACAGCCGACTCGCCAGCCGCGACGGCATGGTCAGCGTGGCCAGCGGCTGGCACGCGCACCTGGGCATCCTGGCCGATCGCCTCGCCGGCCGCACGCCGCCCGGCTTCTGGGCCACGCACACGCGCCTGGAATCGCAGTACGAGCAGCGCATCCCGTAG
- a CDS encoding FKBP-type peptidyl-prolyl cis-trans isomerase has product MKPTLPRVTRLLALAAVLVLLAACADPGPPPGGTIAKFETIDEKVGTGAVAVSGQDVVVHYTGWNYDSRVPDKRGEKFDSSRDRNEPFTFLLGAGRVIRGWDEGVAGMRVGGKRILMIPPEYGYGREGAGGLIPPNGSLVFEVELLEVRPH; this is encoded by the coding sequence ATGAAACCGACCCTGCCGCGCGTCACGCGCCTGCTCGCCCTCGCCGCCGTCCTCGTCCTGCTCGCCGCCTGCGCGGACCCGGGACCGCCGCCGGGCGGCACCATCGCGAAGTTCGAAACCATCGACGAAAAGGTCGGCACCGGCGCGGTCGCCGTGTCGGGTCAGGACGTCGTCGTGCATTACACCGGCTGGAACTACGACAGCCGCGTGCCCGACAAGCGCGGCGAAAAGTTCGACAGTTCGCGCGATCGCAACGAGCCCTTCACCTTCCTGCTGGGCGCCGGCCGCGTGATCCGCGGATGGGACGAAGGCGTGGCCGGCATGCGCGTGGGCGGCAAGCGCATCCTGATGATCCCGCCGGAATACGGCTACGGTCGCGAAGGCGCCGGCGGCTTGATCCCGCCGAACGGCTCGCTGGTGTTCGAGGTGGAGCTGCTCGAGGTGCGTCCGCACTGA